From the Brassica napus cultivar Da-Ae chromosome A8, Da-Ae, whole genome shotgun sequence genome, one window contains:
- the LOC106361118 gene encoding homeobox-leucine zipper protein ATHB-8, producing the protein MGGGSNNSHNIDNGKYVRYTPEQVEALERLYNDCPKPSSMRRQQLIRECPILSNIEPKQIKVWFQNRRCREKQRKEASRLQAVNRKLTAMNKLLMEENDRLQKQVSHLVYENSYFRQHPQNGNLATTDTSCESVVTSGQHHLTPQHQPRDASPAGLLSIADETLTEFISKATGTAVEWVQMPGMKPGPDSIGIVAISHGCTGIAARACGLVGLDPTRVAEILKDRPCWLRDCRSLDIVNVLSTANGGTLELIYMQMYAPTTLAPARDFWMLRYTSVMEDGSLVICERSLNNTQNGPSMPPSPHFVRAEILPSGYLIRPCEGGGSILHIVDHFDLEPWSVPEVLRSLYESSTLLAQRTTMAALRYLRQISQEISQPNVSGWGRRPAALRALSQRLSKGFNEAVNGFSDEGWSMLESDGIDDVTLLVNSSPTKMMMTSSLPFSNGFTSMPSAVLCAKASMLLQNVPPSILLRFLREHRQEWADNSIDAYSAAAIKAGPCSLPIHRPGSFGGQVILPLAHTIENEEFMEVIKLESLGHYQEDMMMPADVFLLQMCSGVDENAVESCAELIFAPIDASFSDDAPIIPSGFRIIPLDTKSEGVSPNRTLDLASALDVGSRTAGDSCGSRGNTKSVMTIAFQLAFEMHMQENVASMARQYVRSVIASVQRVALALSPSSHQLSGGLRPPPASPEAHTLARWISHSYRCYLGVELLKPDGTDLLKSLWHHPDALMCCSLKALPPVFTFANQAGLDMLETTLVALQDITLDKIFDNNNKKTLCSDFPQIMQQGFMCIDGGICMSSMGRAVTYEKAVAWKVLNDNEDPHCICFMFLNWSFI; encoded by the exons ATGGGAGGAGGGAGCAATAATAGTCACAATATTGACAACGGGAAGTACGTGAGGTACACTCCTGAACAAGTAGAAGCTCTGGAGAGACTCTACAATGACTGTCCTAAACCGAGCTCTATGCGTCGCCAACAGCTAATACGTGAATGTCCTATCCTCTCCAACATTGAACCTAAACAGATCAAAGTCTGGTTTCAGAACCGCAG GTGTAGAGAGAAGCAGCGGAAAGAAGCGTCGCGGCTTCAAGCTGTGAATAGGAAGCTAACGGCGATGAACAAGCTTTTGATGGAAGAGAATGATAGGTTGCAAAAGCAAGTGTCTCACTTGGTTTATGAGAACAGCTATTTTCGCCAACATCCTCAAAAC GGAAACTTGGCAACCACGGATACTAGCTGTGAGTCAGTGGTGACAAGTGGTCAGCACCACTTGACCCCTCAACATCAGCCTCGCGATGCTAGTCCCGCTGG ACTATTGTCCATTGCGGATGAAACTTTAACGGAGTTCATTTCAAAGGCCACTGGAACCGCTGTCGAGTGGGTCCAAATGCCTGGGATGAAG CCTGGTCCGGATTCCATTGGAATCGTTGCTATTTCTCATGGATGCACGGGAATAGCTGCTCGTGCTTGTGGCCTCGTGGGTCTTGATCCCACAAGA GTCGCAGAGATCCTGAAAGATCGGCCTTGTTGGTTGCGTGATTGCAGATCTCTTGACATCGTTAACGTCCTCTCCACTGCAAATGGTGGAACCCTAGAACTAATCTACATGCAG ATGTATGCACCCACAACATTGGCACCAGCTCGTGATTTCTGGATGCTACGTTACACGTCTGTAATGGAAGATGGGAGTCTTGTG ATATGTGAACGGTCGTTGAACAATACACAAAACGGGCCGAGTATGCCTCCATCTCCTCATTTCGTTAGAGCAGAGATATTACCAAGTGGCTACCTCATTAGACCCTGTGAAGGAGGTGGATCTATTCTCCACATTGTTGATCATTTTGATCTTGAG CCATGGAGTGTACCAGAAGTTCTTCGCTCTCTTTATGAGTCTTCAACGTTACTAGCCCAAAGAACAACCATGGCG GCCCTACGCTACTTGAGACAAATATCTCAAGAGATTTCGCAGCCTAACGTATCCGGTTGGGGACGAAGACCAGCGGCTCTTAGAGCACTTAGCCAAAGACTCAGCAA AGGATTCAATGAAGCAGTCAATGGCTTTAGTGATGAAGGCTGGTCGATGCTAGAGAGCGATGGTATCGATGATGTTACTCTTCTTGTGAACTCCTCTCCTACTAAGATGATGATGACTTCAAGTCTCCCATTTTCAAATGGCTTCACTTCTATGCCTAGTGCGGTTTTATGTGCTAAAGCTTCCATGTTATTACAA AATGTTCCACCCTCGATTCTTCTGCGATTCTTGAGGGAACATAGGCAAGAATGGGCAGATAATAGCATCGATGCGTATTCGGCTGCAGCCATCAAAGCAGGGCCTTGTAGCTTACCAATCCATCGCCCAGGGAGCTTTGGTGGTCAAGTCATTCTTCCTCTAGCTCACACTATAGAGAATGAAGAG TTCATGGAAGTGATTAAGCTTGAGAGCTTGGGGCATtaccaagaagatatgatgatgccTGCGGATGTCTTCCTTCTACAA ATGTGCAGTGGGGTGGATGAGAACGCAGTTGAATCTTGCGCAGAGCTCATCTTTGCACCAATTGATGCCTCATTCTCTGATGATGCCCCAATCATCCCTTCAGGATTCCGCATCATTCCACTAGATACCAAATCA GAGGGAGTGAGTCCTAACCGAACGCTAGACCTAGCATCGGCTCTAGACGTAGGGAGCAGAACAGCCGGAGACTCTTGTGGAAGCAGAGGAAACACAAAGTCAGTGATGACAATAGCATTTCAGCTAGCTTTTGAGATGCATATGCAAGAGAATGTAGCTTCAATGGCTAGACAATATGTGAGAAGTGTGATCGCATCGGTCCAACGAGTGGCGCTtgctctctctccttcttctcaTCAGCTAAGTGGCGGCCTGCGTCCACCACCTGCATCACCAGAAGCTCACACACTCGCTCGTTGGATTTCTCATTCGTATAGATGTTACCTTGGCGTTGAACTACTTAAGCCTGATGGAACCGATCTTCTCAAGTCTCTTTGGCACCACCCTGACGCCCTCATGTGTTGTTCACTCAAG GCCTTACCGCCAGTATTCACATTTGCGAACCAGGCTGGTTTAGACATGCTGGAGACAACATTGGTGGCACTTCAAGATATTACTCTCGATAAAATCttcgacaacaacaacaagaagacatTATGCTCCGACTTCCCTCAGATCATGCAACAG GGGtttatgtgtattgatggaggAATATGCATGTCAAGCATGGGAAGAGCAGTAACGTACGAAAAAGCTGTTGCATGGAAAGTGTTAAACGACAACGAAGATCCTCATTGTATCTGCTTCATGTTCCTCAACTGGTCTTTTATctga
- the LOC106359791 gene encoding lachrymatory-factor synthase-like, translating to MEKETASLRWEGKKVAQVNGVTAEQIWSVVSDFCNIHKWLPTIDTCYRVEGTDGQPGLVRYCTSTKTKDDEETKWARERLVKIDPVERCLSYEVLENNVGFRSYVATVKVTTVDGGDESDGGKVCLLEWSFASDPVDGWKKEDLESFVDFFLKHWASKMEMNL from the coding sequence ATGGAAAAAGAAACGGCGTCGCTTAGGTGGGAGGGTAAAAAAGTCGCCCAAGTCAACGGCGTCACGGCGGAGCAAATCTGGTCAGTTGTTTCAGACTTCTGCAATATCCACAAGTGGTTACCAACCATTGACACATGTTACCGTGTCGAAGGAACCGATGGTCAGCCCGGTCTGGTCCGATACTGCACCTCCACCAAAACCAAGGACGATGAGGAAACCAAATGGGCTAGAGAGCGTTTGGTCAAGATCGATCCAGTCGAACGGTGTTTGAGCTATGAGGTCCTCGAGAATAACGTAGGGTTCAGATCTTACGTGGCGACAGTCAAAGTAACGACGGTAGACGGTGGTGATGAATCGGACGGTGGAAAAGTTTGTCTACTAGAGTGGTCGTTTGCGTCTGATCCTGTTGATGGATGGAAGAAGGAAGATCTTGAATcctttgttgatttttttcttaaacattgGGCGAGTAAAATGGAAATGAATCTGTAA